A window from Stigmatella aurantiaca encodes these proteins:
- a CDS encoding DUF7218 family protein, whose protein sequence is MAAKKKSSSARKGGAATKNPRKYKALKRKGMPKVRAAKIANSGKSASRKGGKKGGTRSRTTRKTSSKK, encoded by the coding sequence ATGGCCGCGAAGAAGAAGAGCAGCAGTGCCCGCAAGGGAGGCGCCGCGACGAAGAACCCGCGCAAGTACAAGGCCCTCAAGCGCAAGGGCATGCCCAAGGTCCGCGCCGCGAAGATTGCCAACTCGGGCAAGTCCGCCAGCCGCAAGGGCGGCAAGAAGGGCGGGACCCGCAGCCGCACCACCCGCAAGACCAGCAGCAAGAAGTAG